From the genome of Toxoplasma gondii ME49 chromosome XII, whole genome shotgun sequence:
ATCCGAGGCAATGCACTGGCGCGATGACCGACGCTCCATTGGCCGGAAGAATAGAACATGCTAAATACGAAATCACGGTGAACGAGCTCTGTTCACAAGGACGATCCTCAGAGCTTTCCTGGAAACACAGGTGTACCATATGGAGGAGTAGCCCACTCCTGACAGCTGCCTAAGGCGGTCAAAGAGACAATTCAAAACGTATCTCTGCGACgatttttttttcgcgtctcgtGAAGGAGggtgagaaaaaggagagagaaatccGTAAtagagaggaaacacactGTTCTCCAGGGACAAGAGCCCCAGGACGCCTGACAAATGGTCGAGGACCCTTGACCGGCGAACGACCAAAAGCCACAAGAGGCCagcgcagagaggcagacggtTCAGGTGccgggaaggagaggcacaAACGAGcgaaggcaaagagagagaaggagagaaagaaagagatggAACGACGCAGGTCTTCACAACGCGGCCGGGCTCGAGGCCAGTGAATGCCTCGCAAGTGCAACGCAAACCCAGAACAGCTCCCGGACTCGTGACAgcaagcagagacgcccagatcgcgaaacgagaaacgatgcgagaaggacgaacaaccgaggcgcgcgcgcgagcgGAACGAACGACAAAGTCACTCGGACAGAAGGCAATGTTTCAAGGAAAACACGTCGCGAACGAAGCACGGCAGGAGCAGACAGGCGAAGCCGATGGGAAACACCAACGAGGCACCGCCAGAGCCATCGACGCAGACAGCCGACGGCGACAACGCGGAGTGAAAAGAAAATGCAAACGACCGTGTATGCGGGGGCTCTACTGACCGGAATGTGAGAGACGGGTGCGACTTTCGGCAGAGTCAAAACGGCCCCACTCGGCAACTGAGAAAACGCAAAATAGCGCCGATACACCATGTGCCTCAAGTCACGCAAACATTGCGTTTTCCTGAAGCCACTCACCTCAGTCAACCACAAGCATCTCACATCCATATAAATGCAGTCGCCGATACACATTCTTGTCCCCTACACagatgcaaatatatatatatatatatatgtatatatcaatatttctatctctctctctctctctatatatatatatatatatatatttatatgtatatacatgtgtatctTTGCATATGCATTTGACTGCGCATGAAACTAAGACGACATTGAAGAGGCGTGAGGAGTACGGCTTAACCTTTCTGAGTCGCGGAgctttccttccctcgctgAGTGTTTTGAGTTGAATTGCATGTCCACACACAGCTCGACATTCGTGCCTATCATCTCCCTTCATCAACCGACCTCCTTCACCTCCTAAGTGAACCCCAGAGACCCCTTAAacgtatacacatatatatatatatatatacatatatatacgtatatacatatataattatatacatatatacgtatatacatatataattatatacatatattcttatatacatctatacttatatacgtatatatatctttctACAAGCGCGGGACTGCTTTCTACACACAGATGCGTAGACTTCCTCTATGGATGTGTACGTCAGAAACTGTATGGAGGGGAGTGAGTATCTGTGTTCGTGCATAGAAAACTGCAGACGCCCATCAGGATTTCCTGGCAGACAAGCGAGTGGGCCAgcggaaaggcgagaggtATATCGACCTGTGTAGAGAGTCGGTAGGAGCGCCAggtgaggagagacagcgaggctCGGTCGAGGCCAGGCGAGCCTCCGATTGTGAATAGGAAGCAAGtggaaggcgcagagacgcgccgcAGCTCACCGGTTTGCTGCAAGAGCGAGCGACGTCTCTGCCGTGCATCAGAGCattcaggagagaagacttCCCGACATTTGAATGGCCGACGGCGGCGACCTAGAGCGAAACGCAGCAGAacggaggaacgcgagagacgcagagacgacaCACTGGGCAACCGTGAAACATGAGGAGAGCCGAGAGCCGACGAGAACCGCCTCTGGAAGAAAACGTAAGGCAGGCCTCGACGGAGGAAGCCCAGAGGCAAAtgcagacagacgcaggCTGCACCCGCCGTCACTTCAGCGCGTCGCGCATCACTGCGTGAGACATGCCGCAACTGTCCATGCAGGTCCTGTCTGCTTCACTCCTGACCTGGATGCGCGGAGTCACAAAGAGATACGCAACATCCACACTCCTATTCGCAACTTCAAAGCAAGACGGAAGCGTCCCTCtgacacacaaatatatacttatatatatatatattatatgtttatattacatattatttatatatatatatatatgtatgtatttgaGAGTTTTTACGGGAGATGGAGGTGTGAGCCTTGAGATCCGGTGCTATGGTCCGGAGCCTCACCTGGGGCCAAGGATTGTGAGGGAGCTTATGGAGCGTCTGAGCGACGAGGACAGGGTGTGCTGCGATGGGCTTGCCGAACAGAATGCGACTGTACTTTCTCTAAAAAAACAGCAACCgtggaggaaacgcggcGTCCTGAACATGTTATGCTTTGCACGAATTTGAACTTGACGCGATCGTTCGACTTTGCCTTCTCAGCCACTGCGACCGCGGGATTCCAGGAGACGTTCCGCGCCTCTCGAGCCTGCTGCCCTTCCCTCAGaacctcttcctccctcccccTACCCGCCCCCCTGTCCTCAGGACTGAGGAGAGCTGAGctcaagaagagagacagcagctaacgggagagagagcctggagagaaacgcgagtcgACTGAAAGTGAGTCACCTGGAAGGGGAGTTCCACGatgacagaagaagagggacgcagaggaagaaccgGCGAAGAGCGGGCGACATGCGCaccgcgaggagagacgaacctGCTCGGGAGAAAGCCAAGGAAGATCTTCGCGGTTGAGGAATTCCCGCGgctgaaacgcatgcacaaatGGCCTGGCGAGCAGCGGGAGgccgtcgtcttcctgcTCCTCCTGCCAAAAGCGCATGCGCGACTCCTGCTCCACAAGCGAGACCTGGGGGTCGCCTTcgttgtctgcgtctgcgtcgccagTGTCCTCAGCCTGCTCGGAGACTGCCGCAGCTCGGCGACGCCCGCGAGCCGATCGGCGTCCtaaagacagaagaacaccgcaggcgcatgcagcggcgaggctagggagaggaaggcgagcgccgagggggggggagaggaaagaggagagaacgcagacgggagaaaagaaggtgAAGCCGTGAGGAgcaaagggagaggaggaggcaaAGCGAGCGCGGCGACGACGTCGACACAAAGAGGCAAGACCAGCAGGTGCAGGCAGCGGAAAGCAGAGTCAGAAGAAGTTGAtttggggggggggggactGCAGACGTACGTACAGTTGAGCAGTTTCGAAGGCACGCGTCTAGCAAAGCAACAGTGGAAGATAAACGAGGGCAAGGAGGCGCacccagagaggagagaacggcgcTGTCCAGGTACAATGTgaacaagagaagacggcggcAACTTCGTCGCGTCCAGGAGGCTTCGCAAGTTGCTCGAAAGAAATCCCTCACCTGCTCCCgtcgagaaaaggcgaactgcatgcgctccagagaaaacgcggctCTCAGGCGCTCTCGTGCCATGCGGTGGAactcgaagagacagcgccGGAGAGACGACCTGCAGTGCGAGacgggaagaggagacaacgcgagaggaggagacagcgcgagcggaggagacagcgcgagcggaggagacagcgcgagaggaggagagagcgcgagaagaggagatagcgcgagaagaggagatagcgcgagacggagacacaggatAGGAGGCTACAGAGTCGCTGCGAGGCAGGAAGGAAGCCGAGGAGATAgaccgagacagaggcagtCGGAAACAGGAGTATCgctcgagaggaaaagcgtTGATGTCGCAGGCCGACGCCGGCGGCCTGAGCAGGAACCGAGGACCgccagagacaggcagacgaaaagagaagaaagaagacagagaagagaggaaaggcgggAGACTGTGAAACAAATTCGCCCTGGTCTCCGTCGGCCAGAGACTGCGGCTACCcccgcgacgcagaggaccGCACATTTTGCGTCTAACGAGGaatccttttctctctcttctcggcgttcatcttccttctttcgaTCTGCAGAGGCGGAGGACGACTGCAGGGATCTGCGAGCCAAACTTtcacgaaggagacgcgctgCGACGATTCCGATCTGCGCGCGTTCGATTATCCGCTCGCCGAGTGCCGCATGCCACAGTGTTCGCGACCAGGCAGACCGCCGCCGGCGCCCGTTGTCGAGGCTGAGTCCGCCGCATGCGCCCGCGCGCGGATTCACCTTTTTTTCGGACCGAGAGACGCAAACAGGGAAAGAAAGGATGGCAAAAAGGCGtcgagatggagagaagaagggagagaaacgaacagacgaagagacctCGTCATTCGAAGCGAGATTCCGCGGCGGCTTCTTGAGCGGCGGGAGAGGGCCGCCGCCCGCGTCTCCGCGGTGGCGGGTCCAAGCGCGGatcagctgcatgcgcattcGGCTTCTTTCTGTCATTGGAAAAGAAATAAACAGTTGTTTTAGAAATGTTGCAAGAgttcgaggagagagaagaactctTCTTAACTCAGGTGGATACTCTGGTCTTCCTCCGTCTGCCCGCGTCATGACCAGGCGGAAGACGGTGTGCTACTGTATATCCTGCAGCGACACCGCCCCTGTCGACAGAGGAACGCTGGATTTTTCTCGCTCGActgtcttcactttctcccAACGCGTTGCTGGAGGCGCCGGCCCTGTCCTGTTTTTTttgcctcgcctcttctcctcgccgtcgcggACCAGACGCCTCGGCGTGGAGAGGGCCTTCGAGTTCTGTCCGACAACCATCTCTTGGCGAGACGGCAGGAGAAACTCtttgtcgagagaaaaacgtgcTGCTCTGGACGACTGGAAGCaccgttctcttcctcgaggcGGTCTTCCAGCTGCCGGATTTCTTCGCCGGTCGCCGCAGGAACTCGCAGCTGCTGAAGACCTTGCTCCCGGGGACAGCAGGCAGAGCCGACAAGAGTTAGTGAGCAACGGAGGTGTAGCCTTGGGCTAAAAGCAGGGGGAGAGCCGCTCGAACGCCGCAGGCAATCTGTAGAGCTGAGAAGTGAGGCAGAGCCTCTTGGAGCTTCGCCGAAAAAGCCGCAGACTGGTCAATACTGTGACGCAGGAACGCGTGActgccgcgcatgcactggcgcACAGTGGACGGAGGGCAAGACAGGGGAAACTctgaaaaggagacggaacgcgaaggcgaacagCGCAACATGGAAAGCCATGGGCGTCCCCACATCCCAGTCGAGAGCTTCCTCTTGGCAAAGCGAGGATCTCCACTCCGGAATCCAACGGCGGAACGGCCCCTCGGCAGAGGCGCCAAGGccgagtgtacgtacaccgcacTCGAGTGTACATGGAGGCCACCGCAGTGAATCGCTTGCCGCTTCTCTGGCCGACGGAGACAACAGTCGTCGAGCCAGCGGCTGGATACTCCACGATGCGGCGGGGGCAGGCCGTCGTGACGGCGGCCTCTCGGCTGGCCGGCGGAGTGTACAGACAACGCCTCA
Proteins encoded in this window:
- a CDS encoding GTP-binding protein (encoded by transcript TGME49_217760), producing MTERSRMRMQLIRAWTRHRGDAGGGPLPPLKKPPRNLASNDEVSSSVRFSPFFSPSRRLFAILSFPVCVSRSEKKVVSPALSLRVPPHGTRAPESRVFSGAHAVRLFSTGAGRRSARGRRRAAAVSEQAEDTGDADADNEGDPQVSLVEQESRMRFWQEEQEDDGLPLLARPFVHAFQPREFLNREDLPWLSPEQRKYSRILFGKPIAAHPVLVAQTLHKLPHNPWPQVAAVGHSNVGKSSLLNALMHGRDVARSCSKPGRTRHLFTFDLGNHLSLVDLPGYGFARVKPQLKEEWAILIEEYFTRSKQLRRVLSLVDATKGVEALDERLWQLLAEKNLPFQVVLTKADLLTARELHAAMFDVLSRLQAVEKKETLLHPFVHAVSSRHNHGIPELRASLAAVASDWRKRQGLPLLKFQGQEDSPVRRHR